A window of Actinobacillus suis ATCC 33415 contains these coding sequences:
- the glpC gene encoding anaerobic glycerol-3-phosphate dehydrogenase subunit GlpC, which yields MNIQQLIENARQGAQSPVVHQHFDPSFESCLKCTACTAVCPVSRNNPFYPGPKQSGPDGERLRLKSPDFYDEALKYCTNCKRCEIACPSDVKIGDIIVRARNRHVERQNKPLIHKLRDAVLSNTDIMGTMNTPFAPIVNTITGLKATRFLLEKTLKVSQHRTLPKYSFGSFRNWYMKKEAKRQAQFKEQVAYYHGCYVNYNNPQLGKEVIDVMNALDIGVVLLEKEKCCGLPLMVNGFPERAKKQAEFNLKYLEKTVDKQLEVIGTSSSCTANIKEEYSHVLGMPNTKVKSHIDIVTRHLYKLQKAGRKLPLKPMRLRVAYHTACHVEKAGWAPYTLELLKQIPELEVVMLPSQCCGIAGTYGFKAENYETSQAIGRTLFEHINEGGFDYVISECETCKWQIDMSSNVTCLHPITLLSMALDKR from the coding sequence ATGAATATCCAACAATTGATTGAAAATGCACGTCAAGGCGCACAATCTCCGGTTGTTCATCAACATTTTGACCCAAGTTTTGAAAGCTGTTTGAAATGTACCGCTTGTACGGCGGTATGTCCGGTTTCACGTAATAATCCGTTTTATCCGGGACCAAAACAATCCGGTCCGGACGGTGAGCGTTTACGCCTGAAAAGCCCAGATTTCTATGATGAAGCCTTGAAATATTGTACGAACTGTAAACGTTGTGAAATTGCTTGCCCGTCGGATGTAAAAATCGGCGATATTATCGTACGTGCAAGAAATCGTCACGTTGAGCGTCAAAATAAACCGTTGATTCATAAATTGCGTGATGCGGTATTAAGTAATACCGATATTATGGGGACGATGAATACCCCGTTTGCACCGATTGTGAATACGATTACCGGTTTAAAAGCGACTCGTTTCTTGTTAGAGAAAACTTTAAAAGTCAGCCAACACCGTACCTTACCGAAATATTCATTCGGTTCGTTCCGTAATTGGTATATGAAAAAAGAAGCGAAACGCCAGGCGCAATTCAAAGAGCAAGTCGCTTATTACCATGGTTGTTATGTGAACTATAATAATCCGCAGTTAGGTAAAGAAGTGATCGATGTGATGAATGCACTGGATATCGGTGTGGTCTTGCTTGAAAAAGAAAAATGTTGCGGTTTACCGTTAATGGTGAACGGTTTTCCTGAAAGAGCAAAAAAACAGGCGGAATTTAACCTGAAATATCTTGAAAAAACTGTGGATAAACAGTTAGAAGTGATCGGTACTTCTTCAAGTTGTACGGCAAATATTAAAGAAGAATACAGCCATGTACTCGGTATGCCGAATACCAAAGTGAAATCGCATATTGATATTGTGACACGCCACTTATACAAATTGCAAAAAGCAGGCAGAAAATTACCGCTTAAACCGATGCGTTTACGTGTTGCTTATCATACTGCTTGTCATGTGGAAAAAGCCGGTTGGGCACCTTATACGTTGGAATTGTTAAAACAAATTCCAGAGTTAGAAGTAGTCATGTTGCCATCGCAATGTTGTGGTATTGCAGGAACTTACGGTTTTAAAGCGGAAAACTATGAAACGTCACAAGCGATCGGCCGTACGTTGTTTGAGCATATCAATGAGGGCGGTTTTGATTATGTGATTTCAGAGTGCGAAACCTGTAAATGGCAGATTGATATGTCGAGCAATGTTACTTGTTTACATCCAATTACTTTATTATCAATGGCATTGGATAAACGCTAA
- the glpB gene encoding glycerol-3-phosphate dehydrogenase subunit GlpB: MNFDVVIIGGGLAGLTCGIALQEQGKRCAIINNGQAAIDFSSGSMDLLSRLPSGQKVENVYQSLDELKLQVPEHPYSILGKDQVLVKAQQFEQLAQSLNLHLEGSTVQNHERITPLGGLRATWLSPNSVPTVKHLAALAEKQVAILGIEGYHDFQPQLLADNLKQHSQFADYEFTVGYLNIPELDYLRQNSREFRSVNIAQLLEHKLSFQDLVQEIKQAAGSAKAVFLPACFGLDNQDFFNSLQQATGLALFELPTLPPSLLGIRQHRQLRSRFEQLGGMMMNGDRAVKAEFEGDKVVRIFTTSHQEEPISADHFVLAAGSFFSNGLVAEFERVKEPVFDLDICGCKNFDSSDRFTWTNNRFAAPQPYQSAGVVINSACQVQKNGAVVPNLYAVGNVIGGFQGIEQGCGSGVAVVTALTVAEQIGGIK; this comes from the coding sequence ATGAATTTTGATGTAGTGATTATTGGCGGCGGGCTCGCCGGTTTAACCTGTGGGATTGCGCTTCAAGAACAAGGTAAACGCTGTGCGATTATCAACAACGGACAGGCGGCAATTGATTTTTCTTCCGGTTCAATGGATTTACTTTCTCGTTTACCAAGCGGTCAAAAAGTCGAAAATGTTTACCAATCGCTTGATGAGTTAAAACTTCAAGTGCCGGAACATCCGTACAGCATTCTTGGCAAAGATCAAGTATTGGTAAAAGCGCAGCAGTTCGAACAATTAGCGCAAAGTTTAAATCTACATTTAGAAGGCTCAACGGTGCAAAATCATGAACGCATTACCCCGCTAGGTGGTCTTCGTGCAACGTGGTTATCGCCGAATAGCGTACCGACAGTAAAACATTTAGCCGCCTTAGCGGAGAAACAGGTCGCCATTTTAGGAATTGAAGGCTATCACGATTTTCAACCGCAATTATTAGCGGACAATTTAAAACAACATAGCCAGTTTGCTGATTATGAGTTTACAGTCGGTTATTTGAATATTCCCGAGTTGGACTATTTACGTCAAAACTCGCGTGAGTTTCGCAGCGTAAATATTGCACAATTACTAGAGCATAAATTGTCTTTCCAAGATCTGGTGCAAGAAATTAAACAAGCGGCAGGGAGTGCGAAAGCAGTATTTTTGCCGGCTTGTTTCGGCTTGGATAATCAAGATTTCTTCAATAGCTTACAACAAGCAACCGGTTTAGCATTATTCGAATTACCGACGTTACCACCGTCTTTATTAGGTATTCGCCAACATCGTCAGCTACGTTCACGCTTTGAGCAATTAGGCGGTATGATGATGAACGGTGACCGAGCGGTTAAAGCGGAATTTGAAGGGGATAAGGTAGTACGTATTTTTACTACATCACACCAAGAAGAACCGATTAGTGCAGATCATTTTGTGTTGGCTGCCGGCAGTTTCTTTAGCAACGGACTTGTGGCGGAATTTGAGCGTGTGAAAGAACCGGTGTTTGATTTGGATATTTGCGGTTGCAAAAATTTTGACAGTTCCGATCGCTTTACTTGGACAAATAACCGCTTTGCGGCACCTCAACCTTACCAATCTGCCGGTGTGGTGATTAACTCGGCTTGCCAAGTGCAAAAAAACGGTGCAGTTGTGCCGAATTTATATGCGGTGGGCAATGTCATTGGTGGTTTCCAAGGCATTGAGCAAGGTTGTGGTTCGGGTGTTGCTGTGGTAACGGCATTAACCGTTGCAGAACAAATCGGAGGTATAAAATGA
- the glpA gene encoding anaerobic glycerol-3-phosphate dehydrogenase subunit A, with the protein MNISPQMYQNVADFSPISTDVIIIGGGATGAGIARDCALRGLKCVLLERRDIATGATGRNHGLLHSGARYAVNDRESAEECIKENLILKQIARHCVDDTKGLFITLPEDDLNYQKNFIQACTDSGIEAVEIEPDLAKYMEPSVNPSLVGAVVVPDGSIDPFRLTASNMLDATENGAKVFTYCEVTGLIREGGTVIGVNVFDHRNQVKRQFFAPIVVNAGGIWGQGIAEYADLKIKMFPAKGSLLVMGHRINNMVINRCRKPANADILVPGDTICVIGTTSDRIPYDQIDNMVVTPEEVDVLFREGEKLAPSLRHTRVLRAYAGVRPLVATDDDPSGRNVSRGIVLLDHAERDGLDGFITITGGKLMTYRLMAEWTTDLVCKKLNKSDRLCSTAERPLPGSNESREETSKKIISLPNTIRHSAVYRHGSRALRLLETERLDKTLVCECEAVTAGEVRYAVDELNVNNLVDLRRRTRVGMGTCQAELCACRAAGLMSRFKVATPKESTTQLASFMEERWRGIQPIAWGDAMREAEFTSWIYYSLLGLNDVPMDEEQGVNSNEF; encoded by the coding sequence ATGAACATTTCACCTCAAATGTATCAAAATGTTGCAGATTTTTCGCCAATCAGTACAGATGTCATTATCATCGGCGGCGGCGCAACCGGTGCGGGGATTGCAAGAGACTGTGCGCTCCGAGGTTTAAAATGCGTATTGTTAGAGCGTAGAGACATTGCAACCGGCGCAACCGGTCGTAATCACGGCTTGCTACATAGCGGGGCTCGCTATGCGGTAAATGATAGAGAATCGGCTGAAGAATGTATTAAGGAAAATCTCATCCTCAAACAGATCGCGCGCCATTGTGTAGATGACACAAAAGGGCTTTTCATTACCCTACCGGAAGATGATCTTAATTATCAGAAAAACTTTATCCAAGCCTGTACCGATTCGGGTATAGAAGCGGTCGAAATTGAGCCGGACCTTGCAAAATATATGGAGCCGTCCGTTAACCCTTCGCTAGTCGGTGCAGTGGTTGTGCCGGATGGTTCGATTGACCCGTTCCGTTTAACCGCTTCCAATATGTTGGATGCGACGGAGAATGGTGCAAAAGTGTTTACTTACTGTGAAGTAACCGGTTTGATTCGCGAAGGTGGCACTGTTATCGGTGTTAATGTGTTTGATCATCGAAACCAAGTCAAACGCCAATTTTTTGCGCCGATTGTGGTGAATGCAGGCGGGATCTGGGGGCAGGGTATTGCCGAATACGCCGATCTCAAAATCAAAATGTTCCCGGCAAAAGGTTCGTTATTAGTGATGGGACACCGTATCAATAATATGGTGATCAACCGTTGTCGTAAACCGGCGAATGCCGATATTTTAGTACCGGGCGATACCATTTGTGTTATCGGGACGACTTCCGACCGTATTCCTTATGATCAAATTGACAATATGGTGGTTACTCCGGAAGAAGTGGATGTGTTATTCCGTGAAGGAGAGAAACTTGCACCAAGTTTACGTCATACCCGAGTGTTACGTGCTTATGCAGGGGTGCGGCCTCTGGTTGCGACGGATGATGATCCGTCCGGTCGTAATGTTAGCCGTGGTATCGTCTTGCTGGATCACGCAGAACGTGACGGTTTAGACGGTTTTATTACGATTACCGGCGGTAAATTGATGACTTATCGCTTGATGGCGGAATGGACGACCGATTTAGTTTGCAAAAAATTGAATAAATCCGACCGCTTGTGTAGCACGGCGGAACGTCCGCTTCCGGGTTCAAATGAAAGCCGTGAAGAAACCAGTAAAAAAATTATTTCATTGCCGAATACGATTCGTCATTCTGCAGTTTATCGTCATGGTTCCAGAGCATTGCGTTTACTTGAAACCGAGCGTTTAGATAAAACTTTAGTGTGTGAATGTGAAGCAGTAACTGCCGGTGAAGTTCGCTATGCGGTTGATGAACTCAACGTGAATAATTTGGTGGATTTACGCCGTCGTACTCGTGTCGGTATGGGAACTTGCCAAGCGGAACTTTGTGCTTGTCGTGCTGCAGGACTGATGAGTCGTTTTAAAGTGGCGACACCAAAAGAATCAACCACACAATTAGCCTCATTTATGGAAGAGCGCTGGCGTGGAATTCAACCGATTGCATGGGGGGATGCAATGCGGGAAGCGGAATTTACCAGCTGGATTTACTATAGCCTACTCGGACTGAATGATGTACCGATGGACGAAGAGCAGGGAGTGAATAGCAATGAATTTTGA
- the glpQ gene encoding glycerophosphodiester phosphodiesterase encodes MKLKTLAMSLLAAAVLTGCTTQQAADKSAQSDKLIIAHRGASGYLPEHTLESKALAFAQQADYLEQDLAMTKDNRLIVIHDHFLDGLTDVAKKFPKRARKDGRFYVADFTLKEIQTLEMTENFKTENGQQVQVYPNRFPMWKSHFRIHTFEDEIEFIQGLEKSTGKQIGIYPEIKAPWLHHQEGKDIALETLKVLKKYGYDQKSDKVYLQTFDFNELKRIKTELLPKLGMDVKLVQLIAYTDWHETEEKDASGKWVNYNYDWMFKDGAMTEVAKYADGVGPGWYMLVDDKNSKLGDVKYTPMVKDIAKTNMELHPYTVRKDALPEFFTDVNQMYDALLNKAGATGVFTDFPDTGVQFIKGTK; translated from the coding sequence ATGAAATTGAAAACATTAGCTATGAGCTTACTTGCAGCAGCAGTTTTAACTGGATGTACCACACAGCAAGCCGCTGATAAATCAGCTCAGTCAGACAAATTAATCATTGCACATCGTGGAGCGAGTGGTTACCTACCTGAACATACGCTTGAGTCTAAAGCGCTCGCTTTTGCTCAACAAGCGGATTATTTAGAACAAGATCTTGCGATGACGAAAGATAATCGCTTAATTGTTATTCATGACCATTTCTTAGACGGTTTAACTGATGTAGCGAAGAAATTCCCGAAACGTGCGCGTAAAGACGGTCGTTTCTATGTCGCTGATTTCACCTTAAAAGAAATCCAAACACTTGAAATGACAGAAAACTTCAAAACAGAAAACGGTCAACAAGTACAAGTTTATCCAAACCGTTTCCCAATGTGGAAATCTCATTTCCGAATTCACACCTTCGAAGATGAAATCGAATTTATCCAAGGCTTAGAAAAATCAACCGGTAAACAAATCGGTATTTACCCAGAAATCAAAGCACCTTGGCTACATCACCAAGAAGGCAAAGATATTGCATTAGAAACCTTAAAAGTACTGAAAAAATACGGCTATGACCAAAAATCGGACAAAGTTTATTTACAAACTTTCGATTTTAACGAGTTAAAACGTATTAAAACTGAATTGTTACCAAAACTTGGTATGGACGTAAAACTTGTTCAATTAATCGCTTATACCGATTGGCATGAAACCGAAGAAAAAGATGCTTCGGGCAAATGGGTGAACTATAACTACGACTGGATGTTTAAAGACGGTGCTATGACTGAAGTAGCTAAATATGCCGATGGTGTAGGTCCGGGTTGGTATATGTTGGTGGATGATAAAAACTCAAAATTAGGTGATGTCAAATACACGCCAATGGTAAAAGATATTGCGAAAACCAACATGGAATTACACCCGTACACTGTACGTAAAGATGCGCTTCCGGAATTCTTTACTGATGTAAATCAAATGTATGATGCGCTATTAAACAAAGCGGGAGCAACCGGGGTATTCACCGATTTCCCTGATACCGGCGTACAGTTTATTAAAGGAACTAAATAA
- the glpT gene encoding glycerol-3-phosphate transporter, with amino-acid sequence MFGPFKPAPHIAELPADKIDARYKFLRWQVFAGIFFGYAAYYFVRANFDLAQKGLIEAGLYNKAELGIIGTGAGLAYGLSKFVMAGMSDRSNPKVFLPFGLLLSGLCMTMMGLMPWATSGIAVMFIMIFLNGWFQGMGWPPCGRTMVHWWSKSERGTIVSIWNCAHNVGGMVPGAMVLLASAIYFSNTGEHATAKDVWQQALYYPGIAAMIAAIPVYFVMKDTPQSCGLPPVEKWRNDYPDDYNEETAEKDLSTKEIFVTYVLKNKLLWYIAIANVFVYLIRYGVLKWSPVYLGEVKHFNIKGTAWAYTIYELAAIPGTLLCGWVSDKLFKGKRGLTGFIFMILTTIAVVALWKNPATPEAELAQYAGKAWYENPYQLMDFILMTTIGFLIYGPVMLIGLHALELAPKKAAGTSAGFTGLFGYLGGTVSASAVVGWAAEYYGWDGGFYVMIAGGVLAVLLMLIVMLEEGKHKAKLGDHYGK; translated from the coding sequence ATGTTTGGTCCTTTTAAACCGGCTCCGCACATTGCGGAATTACCGGCAGATAAAATAGATGCAAGATATAAATTCTTACGTTGGCAAGTATTCGCAGGTATCTTCTTTGGATACGCCGCATATTATTTTGTGCGTGCAAACTTCGACCTTGCGCAAAAAGGTTTAATTGAAGCAGGTTTATATAACAAAGCTGAATTAGGTATTATCGGTACCGGCGCAGGTTTAGCTTATGGTCTTTCTAAGTTCGTGATGGCAGGCATGTCTGACCGTTCAAACCCGAAAGTATTTTTACCGTTCGGTTTATTACTTTCCGGTCTCTGTATGACGATGATGGGCTTAATGCCGTGGGCAACTTCAGGTATTGCTGTCATGTTCATCATGATTTTCTTAAATGGTTGGTTCCAAGGTATGGGTTGGCCTCCATGTGGTAGAACGATGGTACATTGGTGGTCTAAATCTGAGCGTGGTACTATCGTTTCTATTTGGAACTGTGCGCATAACGTGGGTGGTATGGTACCGGGTGCAATGGTGTTGTTAGCAAGTGCGATTTACTTTAGTAATACTGGTGAACACGCAACTGCGAAAGACGTATGGCAACAAGCGCTTTACTATCCGGGTATTGCTGCAATGATTGCTGCGATTCCAGTTTATTTTGTAATGAAAGACACGCCACAATCTTGCGGTTTACCTCCGGTAGAAAAATGGCGTAATGATTATCCTGATGACTATAATGAGGAAACAGCGGAAAAAGATTTAAGTACCAAAGAAATCTTTGTGACTTATGTACTTAAAAACAAATTATTATGGTATATCGCAATCGCTAACGTATTCGTTTATTTAATTCGTTATGGTGTATTAAAATGGTCTCCGGTTTATCTTGGCGAAGTAAAACACTTCAATATTAAAGGTACTGCTTGGGCTTATACCATTTATGAATTAGCCGCTATTCCGGGTACATTATTATGCGGTTGGGTATCGGATAAATTATTCAAAGGTAAACGTGGTTTAACCGGCTTTATCTTTATGATCTTAACCACGATTGCCGTTGTAGCATTATGGAAAAACCCAGCAACACCAGAGGCTGAATTAGCGCAATATGCAGGTAAAGCGTGGTATGAAAACCCATATCAATTGATGGACTTCATTTTAATGACTACTATCGGTTTCTTAATTTATGGTCCGGTAATGTTAATTGGTTTACATGCGCTTGAGTTAGCACCGAAAAAAGCCGCGGGTACATCAGCAGGTTTCACCGGTCTATTCGGTTACTTAGGTGGTACGGTTTCTGCATCAGCAGTTGTTGGTTGGGCAGCAGAATATTATGGCTGGGACGGCGGTTTCTACGTGATGATTGCTGGCGGTGTGTTAGCTGTGTTATTAATGCTTATCGTAATGCTTGAAGAAGGTAAACATAAAGCAAAATTAGGCGACCACTACGGTAAATAA
- the lon gene encoding endopeptidase La: protein MAPRKKKAIELPLLPLRDVVVFPYMVMPLFVGREKSIQALRAAMDSNKQLFLVTQQDPNKEEPTTADVYDVGVIANIIQMLNLPDGTVKVLVEGQQRAKIEHIHDDENGFWAGVQVISSEFDEEDSELQAIAKATLNEFENYVKNNKKIPAEILPKLQKITSEDRLADTISSNLIAPVKKKQALLEEANLIARFEALLVAMATEMDSLETESRIRNRVKQQMEKNQRDYYLNEQIKAIQKELGNGEDAEQSELDKLKEKIDAAKLPVEVKEKLDGEFKKLKAMPQSSSEATVVRSYIDWILQMPWHKKSAVKKDLAKAQAVLDKDHYGLEKVKERIVEYLAVQSRLNKLKGPILCLVGPPGVGKTSLGQSIANATGRKYVRMALGGVRDEAEIRGHRRTYIGSMPGSLMMKMAKVGVKNPLFLLDEIDKMAQDMRGDPASALLEVLDPEQNKAFNDHYLEVDYDLSDVMFVATSNSMNIPPALLDRMEVIRLSGYTEDEKMHIAREHLIAKQQENNGLKAGELSIEDSAILSIIRYYTREAGVRGLEREIAKICRKAVKTLVLDKKVKSLTVTEENIADYLGVKRFDYGKMDNQNRVGEVTGLAWTEVGGDLLTIETASVAGKGKFSFTGSLGDVMKESIQAAMMVVRARAAQLGIADDFHEKRDIHVHVPDGATPKDGPSAGIAMCTALISSLTGNPVRKEVAMTGEISLRGKVLPIGGLKEKLLAAHRGGITTVIIPKDNEKDLEEIPENAKAALTIHAVETIDEVLSIALENPPMGIEIIPAKSQTIKVKKSRSKAAIQ from the coding sequence ATGGCACCAAGAAAAAAGAAAGCAATTGAGTTACCGCTACTTCCGTTACGTGACGTAGTGGTTTTTCCTTATATGGTTATGCCGTTATTTGTAGGGCGAGAAAAATCGATTCAAGCCTTACGTGCAGCAATGGATAGTAATAAACAATTATTCCTTGTAACTCAACAAGATCCTAATAAAGAAGAACCAACAACTGCCGATGTATATGATGTTGGTGTAATTGCCAATATTATCCAAATGCTAAACCTTCCGGACGGTACGGTAAAAGTACTCGTTGAAGGTCAGCAACGTGCCAAAATTGAACATATTCACGATGATGAAAACGGCTTTTGGGCTGGTGTACAAGTTATCTCATCGGAATTTGATGAAGAAGATAGTGAATTACAAGCAATCGCAAAAGCAACACTTAATGAATTTGAAAATTACGTAAAAAATAATAAAAAGATTCCGGCTGAAATTCTACCTAAATTACAAAAAATCACTTCGGAAGACCGCTTAGCCGATACGATTTCTTCAAACCTCATTGCGCCGGTTAAGAAAAAACAAGCGCTACTTGAAGAAGCAAATCTTATCGCTCGTTTTGAAGCGTTATTAGTTGCGATGGCGACGGAAATGGATTCTCTGGAAACAGAAAGCCGAATTCGTAATCGTGTTAAGCAACAAATGGAAAAAAACCAACGTGATTACTATTTGAATGAGCAAATTAAAGCAATTCAAAAAGAATTAGGTAATGGTGAAGATGCCGAACAGAGCGAATTAGATAAACTTAAAGAGAAAATTGATGCAGCTAAATTACCGGTAGAAGTAAAAGAAAAATTAGACGGAGAATTTAAAAAATTAAAAGCGATGCCGCAAAGTTCTTCTGAAGCAACCGTAGTACGCAGTTATATTGACTGGATTTTGCAAATGCCATGGCATAAAAAATCTGCGGTCAAAAAAGACTTAGCGAAAGCTCAAGCCGTATTGGATAAAGATCATTACGGGCTCGAAAAAGTTAAAGAACGCATTGTGGAATATCTTGCGGTACAAAGTCGCTTAAATAAACTCAAAGGTCCAATCCTTTGTTTAGTTGGTCCTCCGGGCGTAGGTAAAACCTCGCTTGGTCAATCTATCGCTAATGCGACCGGACGTAAATATGTCCGTATGGCACTAGGTGGCGTGCGTGACGAAGCGGAAATCCGTGGTCATCGCCGTACTTATATCGGTTCTATGCCGGGTTCATTAATGATGAAAATGGCAAAAGTCGGCGTGAAGAACCCGCTATTCTTGCTCGATGAAATCGACAAAATGGCGCAGGATATGCGTGGTGACCCAGCGTCTGCATTACTTGAAGTGTTAGATCCGGAACAAAATAAAGCGTTTAACGATCATTACTTAGAAGTTGATTATGATCTTTCTGATGTCATGTTTGTCGCAACATCAAACTCGATGAATATTCCACCGGCACTACTCGACCGTATGGAAGTTATTCGTCTTTCCGGTTATACCGAAGATGAAAAAATGCACATCGCACGTGAACATTTAATTGCTAAGCAGCAAGAAAATAACGGCTTAAAAGCAGGTGAATTAAGCATTGAAGACAGTGCGATTTTAAGCATTATTCGTTACTACACTCGTGAAGCCGGTGTGCGTGGTCTTGAGCGTGAAATTGCGAAAATCTGTCGTAAAGCGGTTAAAACTTTAGTGCTAGACAAGAAAGTTAAATCACTGACTGTAACAGAAGAGAATATTGCGGATTACTTAGGTGTAAAACGTTTTGATTACGGCAAAATGGATAACCAAAACCGTGTAGGTGAAGTAACCGGTTTAGCATGGACAGAAGTTGGCGGCGACTTACTAACGATCGAAACAGCATCAGTAGCAGGTAAAGGTAAATTCTCATTTACAGGTTCATTAGGCGATGTAATGAAAGAATCTATCCAAGCGGCAATGATGGTGGTGCGTGCAAGAGCTGCTCAATTAGGTATCGCAGATGACTTCCACGAAAAACGTGATATTCACGTACACGTGCCGGACGGTGCAACACCAAAAGACGGTCCAAGTGCGGGTATCGCAATGTGTACTGCATTAATTTCGAGCTTAACCGGTAACCCTGTTCGTAAAGAGGTAGCGATGACCGGTGAAATTAGCTTACGAGGTAAAGTATTACCAATCGGCGGCTTAAAAGAGAAATTACTGGCGGCACACCGTGGCGGCATTACCACCGTGATTATTCCAAAAGACAATGAAAAAGATTTGGAAGAAATTCCGGAAAATGCAAAAGCGGCATTAACAATCCATGCGGTCGAAACAATTGATGAAGTATTATCAATTGCATTGGAAAATCCGCCAATGGGGATTGAGATCATTCCGGCAAAATCTCAAACGATTAAAGTGAAAAAATCTCGCTCAAAAGCGGCAATTCAATAA
- the ispC gene encoding 1-deoxy-D-xylulose-5-phosphate reductoisomerase, which yields MKKLVILGSTGSIGKSTLSVVEQNKTEYEVFGLVGGKNVELMAAQCLLFQPKFAALDDENAAKALAEQLKQFNVKTEVLSGQKAICELSAHPEVDMVMAAIVGAAGLLPTLSAVKAGKKVLLANKESLVTCGQIFIDEARKSGAQLLPVDSEHNAIFQSLPPEAQQKVGFCPLAELGVSKIILTGSGGPFRVKPLDEFASITPAQAVAHPNWSMGKKISVDSATMMNKGLEYIEARWLFNASAEEMEIIIHPQSIIHSMVRYIDGSVIAQMGNPDMCTPIAHTMAYPKRINAGVAPLDFFKLKELTFIEPDFARYPNLKLAIDAFAEGQYATTAMNAANEVAVEAFLNERIRFIDIVNVNRTVVENIAPIQVTEIADVLHIDKLARELAEQAVINL from the coding sequence ATGAAGAAATTAGTGATTTTAGGTTCAACCGGCTCAATCGGTAAAAGCACTTTATCTGTGGTGGAACAGAACAAAACGGAATACGAGGTATTCGGTTTAGTTGGTGGTAAAAATGTTGAATTAATGGCAGCGCAATGTTTATTGTTTCAACCGAAATTTGCCGCTCTAGATGATGAGAATGCAGCAAAAGCGTTAGCGGAACAGCTCAAACAATTCAATGTAAAAACCGAAGTGCTAAGCGGCCAAAAAGCGATTTGTGAACTAAGCGCTCACCCCGAAGTGGATATGGTGATGGCGGCAATTGTTGGGGCGGCAGGTTTGTTACCAACCCTTTCAGCGGTTAAGGCCGGTAAAAAAGTTTTATTGGCCAATAAAGAATCGTTAGTTACTTGCGGACAAATTTTTATTGATGAAGCGAGAAAATCTGGCGCGCAGTTATTACCGGTTGATAGTGAACACAATGCGATTTTCCAATCTCTACCACCGGAAGCGCAACAAAAAGTCGGTTTTTGCCCGCTTGCAGAGTTAGGCGTGAGTAAAATTATTTTAACCGGTTCAGGCGGTCCGTTTCGTGTAAAACCACTCGATGAGTTTGCAAGTATTACTCCGGCACAAGCGGTGGCACATCCGAATTGGTCAATGGGTAAGAAAATCTCAGTCGACAGTGCCACTATGATGAATAAAGGTTTGGAATATATTGAGGCTCGTTGGCTATTCAATGCTTCGGCAGAGGAGATGGAAATTATTATTCATCCGCAATCTATTATTCACTCGATGGTACGTTATATTGACGGCTCGGTTATCGCTCAAATGGGGAATCCGGATATGTGTACACCGATTGCGCATACTATGGCATATCCGAAGCGGATTAATGCAGGTGTGGCACCGTTAGATTTCTTTAAATTGAAAGAATTAACTTTTATCGAACCGGACTTTGCCCGCTATCCAAATTTGAAATTAGCGATTGATGCATTTGCAGAAGGGCAATATGCGACAACCGCAATGAATGCGGCAAATGAAGTGGCGGTAGAAGCTTTCTTAAATGAACGTATTCGTTTTATTGATATTGTGAATGTGAATAGAACGGTAGTGGAAAATATTGCACCGATTCAAGTAACAGAAATAGCTGATGTGTTACATATTGATAAGCTGGCACGGGAATTAGCAGAACAAGCTGTGATTAATCTATAA